DNA from Kitasatospora acidiphila:
CCCATCGTCGGCGCCGCCCAGACTCGGCCCGGACGCCGCTCCTCGATCCACCCCACTACTGGCGGCCCCTCTGGGCGTCCTTCACCGTCATCACCTGACCGGCCACCACCAGCAGCACCTGGTCGGCGGCCTCGGCGACGGCCATGTTGAGCCGCCCCAGGGTGTCCCGGAACCGCCGGCCGGCCGCGGTGGCGGGCACCACGCCCAGCCCGACCTCGTTGCTGACCAGCACCACCTGACGCGAGGTCAGCCGGACCGCCTCGGCCAGCTCGGCGCACCGCCCGGCCACCGAGGCCTCGGCGGACCGGACCCAGTCGCCGTCGTCCCAGGCGCCGGCCCGGTCCATCACATGGGTCAGCCACAGGCCCAGGCAGTCGATCAGCACCGGGGCCGGGTCGGCCCCGTCGGCCAGCACCGCCTCCAGGTCCCAGGTCTCCGCGGTGCGCCAGCCGGCCGGCCGGCGCCGCCGGTGCAGCTCGACCCGGGCCGCCCACTCGGCGTCGCCCTCACGGTTGCCGCCGGTGGCCACGTAGAGGACGTCGGGGTGCTCGCCGAGCAGCTGTTCGGCCCGGGTCGACTTGCCGGACCGGGCCCCGCCGAGGATCAGGGTGCGTGTCATACGCTCCATCCTGGCCCACCGGGGTTGACCGGTGGCAGGGCGGGCAGCCTGCCTGTCTGGAGCTCGCACGACAGAGACGACCGAGACGGAGTGGACCCATGGCGTGGACGTGGCAGTACCTGGGGGCGGACGGCGCGCAGCTGGACCCGGCGAGCGGCTCGGCCGAGGAGTTCTCCAGCCAGGGCGATGCGGAGAGCTGGATCGGCGAGGAGTGGAAGGGCCTCAAGGAGGACGGCGTCGACACGGTGGTGCTGCTGGAGGACGGCGCGAAGGTCTACGGGATGAGCCTGCAGGAGGGCTGACGGTCCGCCGGGGCGGGCACTACTTGGTGCCCACCAGGTGCAGCAGCGCGGCGACCTGGCGGTACGGGTCCTCGCGCCCGGCCCGCTCCTCGGCGTCCAGCAGCTGGCCGAGCTGGCGCCCGTCCACCGGGGCGGCGTGGTCCGGCGTCGCGTCGGTGAAGACCCGCACGCCGTACCAGTGCCGCAGCGGCACGGACACCTCGCGCAGGGTGGTGGCCAGATCGGCGAGCCGGTCGGCGCGGGCGCTCAGGCCGAGCCGGTTGGTGTAGTGGTCGGAGTCGAAGGCCTGCACGGCGGCGCGCCAGTCGCCGGTGAGGCCGGCCCGCATGGCCAGTGCGTCCCGGTTGCGGGCCAGCAGCGAGAGCAGGCCGCCGGGGGCGATCATCCGGGCCAGCGAGGCGATCAGCGGGCCGGGGTCGGGCAGGTACATCAGCACCCCGTGGCAGAGCACCACGTCGAAGCTGCCCGGGTCGAACCAGCGCCCGCAGTGGTGGCCGTCGCCGCTGAGCAGCCGGACCCGGTCGCGCACCTCGGGCGACTCGGCGCCGAGCAGCGCCTGGGCGGCGCCCAGGGTGACCGGGTCGGAGTCCAGGCCGGTGACCCAGTGGCCGGCCCGGGCCAGCCGGATGGCCTGGGTGCCCTGGCCGCAGCCGACGTCCAGCACCCGCAGCGGCTCCTGGACCACCCGCATCCCGAAGTGCTGCAGCAGCTGCTCGGCCAGCTGGCGGCCCACCATCTCCTGGCGGACCAGGTTGTGCAGCCCGCCCTGCCGCTCCAGCCAGGCTCCGGCGCCGCCGGCGAACGAGCCGCTGCGGGCGGGCAGGCCGTGCTGCGGGTAGCCGTTGCCAGTCGGGGCGGGGTCGCGCTCGTGCCCGCCGTCGGTCTGGCCGGGCAGCGCGTACAGGCCGGGCCCCGTGCCCGTGGCGGCGGGGGCCCAGTCGTACGGCAGCGGTTCCGCGGTCAGGGGTGCTCGCCCCGCTTCACCTGCGGCTTGGGCAGCCGCAGTCGGCGCAGCTGGAGGTTGCGCATCAGGCCGTACATCACGGTGCCGCGGCTGTCGGTGTCCGGGAACCGGTTGGCCAGCGCCCGGCGCAGGCCCAGGCCGAGCCGCACGAAGTCGACGATCACCAGGATCAGGAAGATCAGGAAGAGCAGCGTGGAGAGCAGCTGCAGGGCCGGCACCCGCACGATGCTGAGGATCAGGATCAGCACGGCGAACGGGAGGAAGAACTCGGCCACCGACCAGCGGGAGTCCATGTAGTCGCGGGCGAACTTGCGCACCGGGCCCTTGTCACGGGCCGGCAGGGCGCGCTCGTCACCGTTGATCAGGGCCTCGCGCTGCTTCTCGCGCTCGGCTCGAAGCCGCTCCCGGGACTGCCGGGACGCCTCCTTGCGGTCCTTGGGCACGCTCACCCGGACGCGGCGGTTGGCCTGGGCCTCGCTGCGCTTGGGGGTGGGGCGGCCCTTCTTCGCCTGCGGGTCGCGGGGCTGGGCGTCGTCCTGCTCGGCCAGCGCGGTGGCGGAGGAGGTGGCTTCATCTGAACGGCGTCGGAACACGATGACAAGGGTACGGGGTGGTCGTCCCGTACGGCTGCCCCCGTCCGGGCGGGCCGTGAGTAGGGGGTGCAGATCCACCCAGGGGATGAGGCCGGGGCATGGCCGGTCGTAGCAGTCTTG
Protein-coding regions in this window:
- the cobU gene encoding bifunctional adenosylcobinamide kinase/adenosylcobinamide-phosphate guanylyltransferase, translated to MTRTLILGGARSGKSTRAEQLLGEHPDVLYVATGGNREGDAEWAARVELHRRRRPAGWRTAETWDLEAVLADGADPAPVLIDCLGLWLTHVMDRAGAWDDGDWVRSAEASVAGRCAELAEAVRLTSRQVVLVSNEVGLGVVPATAAGRRFRDTLGRLNMAVAEAADQVLLVVAGQVMTVKDAQRGRQ
- a CDS encoding class I SAM-dependent methyltransferase, producing the protein MVGRQLAEQLLQHFGMRVVQEPLRVLDVGCGQGTQAIRLARAGHWVTGLDSDPVTLGAAQALLGAESPEVRDRVRLLSGDGHHCGRWFDPGSFDVVLCHGVLMYLPDPGPLIASLARMIAPGGLLSLLARNRDALAMRAGLTGDWRAAVQAFDSDHYTNRLGLSARADRLADLATTLREVSVPLRHWYGVRVFTDATPDHAAPVDGRQLGQLLDAEERAGREDPYRQVAALLHLVGTK
- a CDS encoding DUF3043 domain-containing protein — its product is MFRRRSDEATSSATALAEQDDAQPRDPQAKKGRPTPKRSEAQANRRVRVSVPKDRKEASRQSRERLRAEREKQREALINGDERALPARDKGPVRKFARDYMDSRWSVAEFFLPFAVLILILSIVRVPALQLLSTLLFLIFLILVIVDFVRLGLGLRRALANRFPDTDSRGTVMYGLMRNLQLRRLRLPKPQVKRGEHP